In the Coriobacteriia bacterium genome, ATTCGGCATCAACATCGTGGCTTTGAGTCTTACCCGTGGCCGGCTGACCCGAGAGTCCGTCCGGAAATCGGCCGCCTTGCGTCTCGAGCGTGACAAGTTCGAGGCTCTGCTCAGCATCACTGGTGCCATGATTGTGGGCCTGACCACTAATGGCAGGGTTCTTCTGGTCAACAACAAGGGCTGCGAGACACTCGGGAGAAGCCGAGCGGAAGTCCTGGGACTCGACTGGTTCTCCAGTTTCGTGAGCACCCGAACCCGCGACGCCGTGCGAGCTGGGTTCTCGGCATTTGTGGGTGGGTTGGAGCGCAACAGCCATACCGAGTACTGCATCATCGACGCCGAGGGGGTTGAACATTCGGTCGTCTGGACGCGCACTCTGCTCAGGGATGATACCGGCGAGGTTATCGGCGTCCTAGGATCCGGAGAGATCATCGCCGAGTATGCAGGGGTGGGAGACCGCCTGCGACTTGAGTCTTTCTTACTGGACAACGCCAGCGACTCGATTCTCATTCACGACCACAGTGGAGCGATCCTCTACGCGAATGCGGCAGCGTGTAGCCTGCGCGGACTCACGCGCGAGAAGCTGTTGTCGCGCACGTTCTCAGAGTTCATGGAGCCGCGAGACTCTGGTTTGAACATCATGCTAGATGACCTGAACGGACAGGGAAGCGTTGTCTATGAGGTTGAGCATCATCTGCCAAACGGCGACACACTGGTTCTGGAGATGCACTCCCGGCTCATCATCTACGAAGGAAGGAGCGCCATCCTCAGCATCGGCAGAGATATCACCGAACGTCAGCGCGCCGAGAGCCTGGTCCATCACCTCGCCTATTACGACGGGCTCACCGGACTAGCCAACCGCACTCTGTTCATTGACCGGCTTGAGATCGCCTCGCGCTTCGCGAAGCGCACCTCCGAAAAGATGGCTGTGCTCTTCCTGGACATTGACGACTTCAAGTCAGTCAACGATGCCTACGGCCACCTTGTCGGCGACCAACTCCTGCGTCAGATAGCGCGTCGCCTCGAAAGCTGCGTGCGCGAGTCCGACACCGTCTCCAGATTCGGCGGCGACGAGTTTGCCGTACTGCTCAACGGGCCGAAGTCGGAAACTGACACTGAGAGAGTCGCCTACGACATACTCAAGGCATTGAATTTGCCGTTTCACATTGGCGAGTGCGAAGTCGAAACGAGCGCAAGCGTCGGCGTGGCCCTCTGCCGAGGCGACCTTCCCATCGATGCGCTGATCGCGCAAGCCGACGGCGCCATGTACAACGCCAAGGGCGCAGGACGCGGTGCCGTGCGGTTCTACTGCTTCGACCCGACGGAAGCCGATATCGAGTTGGTCAGCATCTCCGATGGGCAAGAACAGATAGAATTCGAGCAGACGAAACTGGAAGGATCACCATTGTGACCATTGCCGAAACTCCCAAAGACCTGTACGACGTGGTGATCATCGGCGCGGGACCGGCCGGACTGACCGCCGGCATGTACTGCGCCCGGGCAGGGCTGTCGACCGCGATCGTCGCAGGCAAGGTGGGCGGCCAGGCATCCTGGGCGCACAAGATCGAGAACTTCATCGGCTGGAACCTCATCAGCGGACCGGAGCTGGTGGAGCGCTTCCGAGCACACGTGGGCCAATTTGAGGTCGACTGCTTCGAAGGCCAGCTCGTCAACGCGCTCATTCCCGGCGACGGGATCTTCGAGCTGTTCACTCGCGAGGGTTTGTCGTTTCGGGCACATACCGTGATCATCGCGACCGGCCGAGCCCGGAACAAGGTGACCGTCCCGGGCGAGAACGAACTGCTCGGCGCCGGTGTGTCGTATTGCGCGACGTGCGATGGGGCGTTCTTCATCGGCAAGCCGGTCGCCGTTATCGGCTCTGAGGAGATGGCAGCGGACGCGGCGCTGCAGCTGTCCACGCTCGGCGCGGGTCCGGTCATCCTGCTGGGCGCCTCGGCGATCAAGGCTCCCGAGACCGTACTCGCTCATATCGAGGCCGATCCCAACCTGTCGGTGCGTACCGGCGTCAAGCTGGTAGGCATCGAAGGCGAGACCAAGGTCACCGGAGCACGCGTCAAAATCCTCGCAACCGGTGAGGAGGAAGTGATTCCGGTCACGGGCGTGTTCATCGAGACCGGCGCGATTCCCGCAGCCGACTTCACAAGCGGCATGATCGCGACCAATGACAAGGGCGAAATCGTCGTCGACTGCAGCAACGCGACCAACGTCACTGGCATCTATGCCGCCGGCGACGTGACCAACGGATTCGCCAAGCAGATCATCGTCGCGGCCGGCGAAGGCGCGCGTGCGGCCATGGCGGTCAGCCGCGACCTCAAGCGGCGGTAGCTGTTGGCCGACAGACCCAGCGCGCCATCAGGCGCGGTGGATAAGCCTGCCGAGAAGCGGTGTCTTCACACTGATCGCGCGCTCGGGGCACAACTCCTGGCAGCAGTAGCAGCGGATGCACAGGCTGTAGTCGTGCTCGGGCGGTGTGCCTTTCTCGGCGGCGGGGCGGAAGTTCACGGCCTTGGGATCGACCGGGCACACCTTCACGCATGTGCCGCAGGCGGTGCACTTCGCCGGATCGATGACCGGCCGAGGAACGACGAGATTCTTGAAGAGCCGCATCGCCGCACCCTGCGAGCCCGTTGTCGAGCCCGGACTGCGGTTCACCTTGAAGTCCGGCGCCACAAACGTCTCCAGCGCATCGCCGAGGTACTCGATATCGGTCGCTGTCCCCAGGCCCCGCTCGGCGCCGTAGCGTATCGGTAGCACGAGCATCGGATCTAGGTCGACCAGTCGGCAGACCGTGGCGTCGATGGCAACCGGGTCGTCCGAGAAGATGAGAACGTTCATCATGCGCGGGTCGCCACTGCGCGGGCCGTTGCCTTCCATCGCCAGGATGCCGTCCATCATGCAGAGACGCGGGGCGACGCAGTGGGTCAAGTCCACCAGCATCTGCGCGAATCGGTCGATGTCAGGCATCCGCGCGTGGAACTCGCCCTTGAGCATACCGGGGATGCAGCCGAACTGGTTCTTGATCGCCCCGGTGATGCGCGTCAGACCGTGCGTCTTGAGCTTGCAAAGCGACACGAGCCCGTCGGCGTCGAGAACTCCGTTTGCGAGCGTGAACTGCTTGATGAAGTAGCCGTCGGGAAACGAGACGGTTCGCCCTGCCGAGAAGTCCGCGCTGGGAACGCCGAGCCGCTCGGCGACCTCTGTAAGGCCGCTCTTCTTGGCGGCGCCCTCCCGGGATGCGGGCATTGGGTCTCCTTCCGGATGCGCAAATTGCAGCAGAAGCATGGTACTGCCGATTGACCTAAAACGGCAGGCACGCCGTCTCGGGCGTGCCTGCCGGATCCGCATTCAGATTCAGGCCTGCTTGAGCTTGTCTGTCGTATCGCCGTGTACGCCGTTCTTGCCATTGTCGCGGGCGAACTCCCTAGCCTTCTCGGCAAGGGCCGCCAGATGATCGACTATGAGACGGTTGATCGAGCCTGCGGGATAGGTGCCTTTGGAGCCGAGAGCCCCGGCGGGAAGGCCGGTCAGCACGCCGATTCCTTCGTCGATGGTGGAGATCGGGTAGATGTGGAAGTGGCCGGCGGCGATCGCGTCACGTACGGGCTCGCTCAGCATCAGGTGCGGCACGTTGGCCTTTGGGATCAGCACTCCTTCATCGCCCTTGAGCCCGCGCGCCTTGCATACCGCGAAGAAGCCTTCTATCTTCTCGTTCACGCCGCCGATGGCCTGAACCTGCCCATGCTGGTTGACCGACCCGGTGACGGCGAACCGCTGCTGGATTGGCACGCCCGAGAGCGATGACAACAGACAGTACAACTCTGCCGAGGACGCGCTGTCGCCCTCGACACCGCCGTACGACTGCTCGAACACCAAGCGTGCCGAGAGCGACAACGGGCGGTCGGAAGCGTACTTGGAGCCGAGATAACCGGCAAGGATGAGCACACCCTTCGAGTGGATGGGGCCGCCCATCGCGACTTCCCGTTCGATGTCCACGACCTCGCCTCGGCCCAGGCGGTGCGTGGCTGTGATCCGGCTTGGCATACCGAATGCGTAGTCGCCGCTGGACGAGACCGACAACCCGTTGATCTGGCCGACCACCTCCCCTCGAGTGTCGACCATGATGGTGGCGTTGGCGATCATCTCCCGAACCCGCTCCTCAATGCGGTTCGAACGATGAGCCTTCTCGTCAATGGCTTTCTGGACGTGTTCCCGCTTGACTACGGGCGCACCTTTGCCGTGGCGCTGGCGCTCGGCCCAGTACGCGGCTTCAGTGAGAAGATCGGCGATGTCGACCACGCGCGTGGTCATTTTGCGCTGGTCCTCCACAAGACGAGAGCAGTGCTCGATCACGCGGGCGACTCCGTCGGGCGAGAAAGAAGCCAACCCGCGCTGCCGGCAGATCTGACCGACGTACTGCGCATAGAGTTGCTCCGTCGCCGGTGTGCGATCGACCACGGTATCGAAATCGGCCTTGACCTTGAAGAGCTCCCTGAAGTCCGGATCCTGCGAATACAGCAGGTGGTAGATGTACGGCTCGCCGATGAGGACCACTTTCGCCTTGAACGGGATCGGTTCGGGCTCAAGGCTCGCTGTCGTGGCAAAACCCATCTGCTGCGCGATATCCTCGATGCGGATCTCGCCGGTCTTCAGCGTCCGCTTCAATGCGTCCCACACATACGGCTTCAGCAGAACGTCTCTGGCGTCGAGTACCAGAAAGCCGCCATTCGCCTTGTGCAACGCGCCGGGCTTGATCATGTTGAAGTCCGTGAACAGCGCCCCGAACACGGCCTGATGTTCGATCCGGCCGACGAGGTTCTGCAGCAGCGGGTTGCTCTCCGTCACCACCGGCGCGCCGACTTGAGCGGAGTTGTCGACGAGCACGTTCACTTTGTACTTGAGAAACGCGTTCTCTGGGTTGCGCTGACCAGGCATTGGCATGCCCATGAACCCAGGCTGCCCCTGCCCCTCTTCCTCGGACTTCTGGAAGCCATCGGCGTTGTCAGCCACGTCTCCAAGAACCGCCTTCAGGAACTCAGTGATCTCTGGCGCGGTGCACCATATCTCGCACGCCTCATCGATGAGGTGCTTGGCCGCGAACGTCGTGACCTCGCGATCGAGATTTCGCAGCGAGTCGCGACCTTCGCGTTCATCCTTGCGGACAAGCCGCATGACCTGCTGAAGCTGCTCGTTCAGGCTCCGTATCGCGGCGTCGATGCCTTCCCGCTCTTCTGCGGGCAGCATCTCGTAGGCCTCACGAGCCATTCTTTCCCCCGTGGGAGTCCGCGGAATGAAGATAGGGCCGGCCGGCGTCGGAGCCATGAGCAGCCCGCGAGACTCGGCTTTCTTGCCCAGCGCCTCGAACTTGCTCGCCTGTTGCTCGCCTACCTGTTTGATGATGCTTCGTTTCTTCTTCGCGTACTCCTCGCTGTCGAATGCCTGAGTAATGGCTGCCTTCAGATCCTCGACCAGTTTCTCCATGTCCTTCCGGAACTCCTGGCCCCGTCCGGCCGGAAGCCGTATCGCATTGGGCTGATACGGCTTCGCGAAATTGTTGACATACACCCAGTCACTGGGCGCGGGGCGCGAGGCCGCCTGTCGAGTGAGAAAGTCATAGACGGTGTCGGACTTGCCCGTGCCGACAGGACCTACCGCAAAGATGTTGTAGCCGCCGTTTTCGATCCCCATGCCAAACTCGACCGAGGACACGGCCCGCGCCTGTCCGATCGTCTCGGCAAGTCCGGGCAATTCGGCGGCTGTCACAAATGCGAACGCACCGGCGTCGCAGGCTCGGTAGACATCGGCGGACTCGAGCTCTCGAGGTGTTTTTGACATTGTCTTCCTCCTAAAGTACGGTGGCTCCCCCACCCGTCTTCGAACGTACGTTAGACATCTACCCAAACGCTTCGGGATTGGCTCGCCTTGTTCGGTGGGGTCGCAGCGACGTGTGCGCTTAACGGGTATATGGTTGGAACAGGATCTCGAACCGGAAGGGTGATCTCATGGGGTGCTGCTTGGGCGTTCTCCTGCTTGGCGGCGCTCCCCGTCTGGCGCTCGTCTTGTGGTGGTTGCTGGATCCAGCCCGCATTACCGCAACGTTCAGCGGCTGGAGCGCGACGATCGGCAGCTGGACGGCTTCCGGCTGGGTCTGGCCGCTGGCCGGCCTCCTGCTGCTCCCGTGGACGACGGTCGCCTACGTGTTCGTCGCGCCCGGCGGCCTCGCGACGCTCGACTGGATCATCTTGGGCATCGGGCTGCTTCTGGACCTGAGCACTCACGGCGGCAGCGGCCGCGCATACCACCATCGTCGTTCAGCGAACTAGCGCACCGATGTCGCTCTTGAGCGCCAACGACTCTCTGCTCGTCACGGTGCTGCTCGTGCTCTTCTGGATAGTGGCCGTCACATTGATCGTCTCCCAGAACCGCGACCCTGCGATCACCATGGGATGGATCCTCATCTTCCTGCTTCTGCCCTACGTGAGCCTCGCCATCTACTTCTTCGCGGGCCGCGACTGGAAGAGGATTCACGCGAGGCAACGCTGGGTCCGAGACTTCGGGACAATCCAGAAACCGTTCATGGAATCCATCTATTCCAGGTACCGAGGGTATTCCGATTCGATCTCCGCGAAATACGACGGCACTCCGATCGAGAGGCTGGAGTGCGCCATCTCCAGGGAGCGCGGGAACCGGCCCCTGCCGGCAAATGAGATCGCAATCTGCCCCGATGGCGCGGAGTACTTCCCGCTTCTGATCGAAGACATCTCAAGGGCGCAGCACTCCATCCACATGCAGTACTACATCTGGGAGCGCGACGAGCTGTCGGCGAAAGTATGCAGGGCGCTAACGGAACGCCTGAACGCCGGCGTCGAAGTGCGCATCCTGAACGACTTTCTCGGCAGCTTAAGGTACCGCAAGGACGAGCTCAGGGCTCTCGCGGCGGCTGGGGCCCGGGTTGGCTCGGACGTGAGACAGATCGGCAAGCTCAACTACCGCGATCATCGCAAGATCGTGGTGATCGACGGAGTCATCGGCCATACAGGCGGAATGAACATCGGCCAGGAGTACATCGATGGCGGCGACAGGTACCCAAGCTGGCGCGACACCAGCATCCGAATGACGGGCCCGGCGGTCGCCGAGCTTGCACACCTGTTCGCCGAGCGCTGGTATGGGGTGTTCCGCGAGAGCCTGTTCGACGCGAAGTACTTCCCGCCGGCCGATATTCTCGTGGCCGAGAATCCGATCATGACGCATGTGGTCGCCCAAGGTGTCGAGGAATACTGGTCGTCCTCGACACGCGCACACGAGATCGCGATTTCGGGCGCCGAGAAACGCGTCCTCATCCAGTCGCCCTACTGGGTGCCCGATGCGACGATGCTCGACCTGTTTCTGAACACGGCGCTTTCGGGCGTGGAACTGAAGTTCATGATGACCGGCTGGCCGGACAAGAAGATCGCCTACCGCGCCGCACAGTCGTACTGGGAGCCGGTTATCAGGGCAGGGGGACACGTCTACCTCTACAATGCGGGATTCTTCCATGCCAAGACGATCGCCATCGACGGTATGGTCAGCGCCGTGGGGACAATGAATCTCGACATACGGAGTCTGAGGCTCAACCACGAACTCATGGTCTGGCTCTACGACGAAGGACTGGCCCGCCAACAGGAGGAGATCTTCGCAGCAGATCTGGCTCACTGCACGGAGGTCACACTGGACGACATCGCGGCCTGGAGCCGCCTCAAGCGGTTTGGCGACTCCTCGGCAAGGCTAGCCTCCAACCTGCTGTAGCGCCGACGCACGGCTCACGCGCCCGCGTGCTCCCGCGGGGGCAAGGGCGCATCCGGCCGACGGATCAGCCTGGCGTACGCATATGGAACGGCGGCGGCGGTCAGCACGCCGACCAGGACGCCCGGCGCCCAGACGCCGACCGACTGCATGAGCAGGCCGGCAACCGACGGCGCGGGGATGCGGGTGAGCGAGCCGACCGACGTCGAGAGCCCGATAATGCCGCCGACCTCATCGGCATAGACCGCCTTGGTCAGAGCGCTTCCGACGATCGTGTTGGCGACCGTCATCCCCAATGACAGGAACGGCATCAGCGCAAGGAGCGTCCATACATTGGGCGAGACTCCCCACGCGACCAGCATGAGGGCGGCCAGCGCAGTTCCGCCCACGATGAGTTGGGGGTCCTTCAACCGCTTGGTCAGCGGCCCGATGAACCCCAGCTGGATGACAACCTGGATCACGCCGACGTAGGCAAGCACCAGCCCGATGGCGCGCGCATTCATGCCCAGGGCCACGGCCGCCCACAACGTGAAGCCGCCTTCAAAGACGGCGAATGTGAAGCCGATCACGATGCGCACCCACATGAGCGGCCCCACCCGTGGGAACTTGAGCGCTGATGCGAGCTCGCGAATGCTGAACGCTTTG is a window encoding:
- a CDS encoding diguanylate cyclase, whose translation is MESELLQTALIIVAFGINIVALSLTRGRLTRESVRKSAALRLERDKFEALLSITGAMIVGLTTNGRVLLVNNKGCETLGRSRAEVLGLDWFSSFVSTRTRDAVRAGFSAFVGGLERNSHTEYCIIDAEGVEHSVVWTRTLLRDDTGEVIGVLGSGEIIAEYAGVGDRLRLESFLLDNASDSILIHDHSGAILYANAAACSLRGLTREKLLSRTFSEFMEPRDSGLNIMLDDLNGQGSVVYEVEHHLPNGDTLVLEMHSRLIIYEGRSAILSIGRDITERQRAESLVHHLAYYDGLTGLANRTLFIDRLEIASRFAKRTSEKMAVLFLDIDDFKSVNDAYGHLVGDQLLRQIARRLESCVRESDTVSRFGGDEFAVLLNGPKSETDTERVAYDILKALNLPFHIGECEVETSASVGVALCRGDLPIDALIAQADGAMYNAKGAGRGAVRFYCFDPTEADIELVSISDGQEQIEFEQTKLEGSPL
- a CDS encoding FAD-dependent oxidoreductase, whose protein sequence is MTIAETPKDLYDVVIIGAGPAGLTAGMYCARAGLSTAIVAGKVGGQASWAHKIENFIGWNLISGPELVERFRAHVGQFEVDCFEGQLVNALIPGDGIFELFTREGLSFRAHTVIIATGRARNKVTVPGENELLGAGVSYCATCDGAFFIGKPVAVIGSEEMAADAALQLSTLGAGPVILLGASAIKAPETVLAHIEADPNLSVRTGVKLVGIEGETKVTGARVKILATGEEEVIPVTGVFIETGAIPAADFTSGMIATNDKGEIVVDCSNATNVTGIYAAGDVTNGFAKQIIVAAGEGARAAMAVSRDLKRR
- a CDS encoding DUF362 domain-containing protein; translation: MPASREGAAKKSGLTEVAERLGVPSADFSAGRTVSFPDGYFIKQFTLANGVLDADGLVSLCKLKTHGLTRITGAIKNQFGCIPGMLKGEFHARMPDIDRFAQMLVDLTHCVAPRLCMMDGILAMEGNGPRSGDPRMMNVLIFSDDPVAIDATVCRLVDLDPMLVLPIRYGAERGLGTATDIEYLGDALETFVAPDFKVNRSPGSTTGSQGAAMRLFKNLVVPRPVIDPAKCTACGTCVKVCPVDPKAVNFRPAAEKGTPPEHDYSLCIRCYCCQELCPERAISVKTPLLGRLIHRA
- a CDS encoding AAA family ATPase, with the protein product MSKTPRELESADVYRACDAGAFAFVTAAELPGLAETIGQARAVSSVEFGMGIENGGYNIFAVGPVGTGKSDTVYDFLTRQAASRPAPSDWVYVNNFAKPYQPNAIRLPAGRGQEFRKDMEKLVEDLKAAITQAFDSEEYAKKKRSIIKQVGEQQASKFEALGKKAESRGLLMAPTPAGPIFIPRTPTGERMAREAYEMLPAEEREGIDAAIRSLNEQLQQVMRLVRKDEREGRDSLRNLDREVTTFAAKHLIDEACEIWCTAPEITEFLKAVLGDVADNADGFQKSEEEGQGQPGFMGMPMPGQRNPENAFLKYKVNVLVDNSAQVGAPVVTESNPLLQNLVGRIEHQAVFGALFTDFNMIKPGALHKANGGFLVLDARDVLLKPYVWDALKRTLKTGEIRIEDIAQQMGFATTASLEPEPIPFKAKVVLIGEPYIYHLLYSQDPDFRELFKVKADFDTVVDRTPATEQLYAQYVGQICRQRGLASFSPDGVARVIEHCSRLVEDQRKMTTRVVDIADLLTEAAYWAERQRHGKGAPVVKREHVQKAIDEKAHRSNRIEERVREMIANATIMVDTRGEVVGQINGLSVSSSGDYAFGMPSRITATHRLGRGEVVDIEREVAMGGPIHSKGVLILAGYLGSKYASDRPLSLSARLVFEQSYGGVEGDSASSAELYCLLSSLSGVPIQQRFAVTGSVNQHGQVQAIGGVNEKIEGFFAVCKARGLKGDEGVLIPKANVPHLMLSEPVRDAIAAGHFHIYPISTIDEGIGVLTGLPAGALGSKGTYPAGSINRLIVDHLAALAEKAREFARDNGKNGVHGDTTDKLKQA
- the cls gene encoding cardiolipin synthase, whose protein sequence is MSLLSANDSLLVTVLLVLFWIVAVTLIVSQNRDPAITMGWILIFLLLPYVSLAIYFFAGRDWKRIHARQRWVRDFGTIQKPFMESIYSRYRGYSDSISAKYDGTPIERLECAISRERGNRPLPANEIAICPDGAEYFPLLIEDISRAQHSIHMQYYIWERDELSAKVCRALTERLNAGVEVRILNDFLGSLRYRKDELRALAAAGARVGSDVRQIGKLNYRDHRKIVVIDGVIGHTGGMNIGQEYIDGGDRYPSWRDTSIRMTGPAVAELAHLFAERWYGVFRESLFDAKYFPPADILVAENPIMTHVVAQGVEEYWSSSTRAHEIAISGAEKRVLIQSPYWVPDATMLDLFLNTALSGVELKFMMTGWPDKKIAYRAAQSYWEPVIRAGGHVYLYNAGFFHAKTIAIDGMVSAVGTMNLDIRSLRLNHELMVWLYDEGLARQQEEIFAADLAHCTEVTLDDIAAWSRLKRFGDSSARLASNLL
- a CDS encoding major facilitator superfamily domain-containing protein 9 is translated as MKDRRLLVIFSIVLVDMLSFSLVLPLLPGYAEAFGASPFVTGLIFSAYPLMQVIAAPILGRMSDVYGRKPILLLSIGGTACALVLLGFSASLWMLFASRMIDGITGGNISVAQAYMTDITSEDDRGKAFGLVGAAFGLGFIIGPLTGGLLAVYGSQIPAFVAAGLAVVNLLLVTFVLRESLSKERRGEIAAAPTKAFSIRELASALKFPRVGPLMWVRIVIGFTFAVFEGGFTLWAAVALGMNARAIGLVLAYVGVIQVVIQLGFIGPLTKRLKDPQLIVGGTALAALMLVAWGVSPNVWTLLALMPFLSLGMTVANTIVGSALTKAVYADEVGGIIGLSTSVGSLTRIPAPSVAGLLMQSVGVWAPGVLVGVLTAAAVPYAYARLIRRPDAPLPPREHAGA